A region from the Aricia agestis chromosome 12, ilAriAges1.1, whole genome shotgun sequence genome encodes:
- the LOC121732186 gene encoding putative inorganic phosphate cotransporter, with product MLSGWQLLLSKLFVIPQRWVMAIMGFLAVANAYAMRVCLNLAITQMVRRHALTPGYEDGSCPSPDVDEAFEDVTEINGYNWDEETQGIILSSFYYGYIVTHLPGGMLAERFGGKYSLGFGVLSTAVFTLFTPWVVSAGGATGLIILRVLEGLGEGTTFPALNAMLARWAPISERGRMGSLVFGGAQIGNIAGTYFSGLVIKETGEWQSVFYLFGSIGILWFILWALLCYNDPESHPFISDKEKKYLEEALGRHQNTQPSAIPWKAIFMSVPLWALVCAQIGHDYGYFTMVTDLPKYMTGVLKFDIHRTGTLAALPYLVMWISSIVFGWICDKMVKRSWMSVTNARKTFTTIASVGPGICMILASYSGCNTETVVILFTASMGLMGAFYPGMKVNALDLSSNYAGTIMAIVNGIGAITGIIAPYLVGLLTPDSTLVQWRLVFWITLAVFIITNLVYVAWASGDEQWWNSSPTDPRKEAQAKTIAAPATAAVTNEVKV from the exons ATGTTGTCTGGGTGGCAGTTACTTTTGTCGAAAT TATTCGTGATCCCCCAACGATGGGTGATGGCCATCATGGGATTCCTGGCGGTGGCCAACGCGTACGCCATGCGGGTATGCCTCAACCTCGCCATCACGCAGATGGTGCGACGCCATGCTCTGACCCCGGGGTATGAGGACGGATCCTGTCCATCACCTGATGTGGATGAGGCGTTTGAGGATGTTACG GAAATCAACGGTTACAACTGGGATGAGGAGACACAAGGGATCATCCTCAGTTCGTTCTACTACGGGTACATAGTGACGCACTTACCTGGTGGCATGCTGGCTGAGAGGTTCGGAGGGAAGTATTCCCTGGGCTTCGGAGTCCTTAGCACTGCTGTGTTCACGTTGTTCACTCCGTGGGTCGTCAGCGCAGGAGGTGCTACTGGGCTGATCATATTGAGAGTGCTGGAGGGACTTGGAGAG GGCACAACCTTTCCCGCTCTCAATGCTATGTTGGCGAGATGGGCACCCATATCCGAAAGAGGTCGTATGGGTTCCCTTGTCTTCGGCGGTGCTCAGATTGGTAACATAGCTGGCACTTACTTCTCTGGACTGGTGATCAAAGAGACAGGGGAATGGCAGTCCGTCTTCTACCTGTTTGGCAGCATTGGGATTCTGTGGTTCATTTTATGG GCGCTACTCTGCTACAACGACCCTGAATCCCATCCATTCATCTCAGACAAGGAGAAGAAATATCTAGAAGAAGCTCTGGGAAGGCACCAGAACACGCAGCCATCAGCTATACCGTGGAAGGCTATTTTCATGTCCGTTCCCTTGTGGGCTCTCGTATGTGCACAG ATAGGCCACGACTATGGCTACTTCACCATGGTGACTGATCTGCCCAAATACATGACGGGAGTTCTCAAGTTCGACATCCACCGTACGGGTACCCTGGCTGCTCTACCGTACCTCGTCATGTGGATCAGTTCCATCGTCTTCGGGTGGATCTGCGACAAGATGGTGAAGAGGAGTTGGATGAGCGTGACTAATGCTAGGAAGACTTTCACTACTATTG CCTCAGTCGGTCCGGGCATATGCATGATCCTGGCCTCCTACTCCGGCTGCAACACGGAGACCGTGGTGATCCTGTTCACGGCCTCCATGGGTCTGATGGGTGCCTTCTACCCTGGGATGAAGGTCAACGCTCTGGACCTGAGCAGCAACTACGCTGGCACCATCATGGCGATTGTCAACGGCATTGGCGCAATTACTGGCATCATTGCGCCATATTTGGTTGGGCTGCTGACGCCTGAT AGCACCTTAGTCCAATGGCGTCTAGTATTCTGGATCACACTGGCCGTATTCATCATCACCAACCTGGTATACGTAGCCTGGGCGTCAGGTGATGAACAGTGGTGGAACTCATCACCAACAGACCCGAGAAAGGAGGCCCAGGCCAAAACTATCGCAGCCCCAGCAACGGCCGCAGTTACGAACGAAGTTAAAGTGTGA